A segment of the Salmo trutta chromosome 3, fSalTru1.1, whole genome shotgun sequence genome:
ATGGCGTAACCCATCCTTGTCCATCCACGGGATCCAGGGGGCCTTCTCAGAACCAGGCACCAAAACTGTCATCCCCAAACAGGTCACAGGGAAGTTCTCCATCCGACAGGTCCCCAACATGGACCCTCCAGATGTGGAGAGGAAGGTACAGAGTATCTACCTGCCATGGTTTGAATGACAGGGGTAGTGGGCTTGGGACAGAACACCCATAACAAACCCTTTAAGGATCAAAATACAAGCACGGACACCCCGTAACCCCCGCAACCCCCGTCACCCCCATAACCCCCGCAACCCCTGTAACCCCCGTAACACCCGCAACCCCCGTAACCCCCGTAATCCCCGTAACCCCTGCAACCCCCGTAACCCCCGTAACCCCCGTAACCCCTGCAACCCCCGTAACCCCCGCAACCCCCGTAACCCCCACAACCCCCGTAACCCCCGTAACCCCTGCAACCCCCGTAATCCCTGTAACCAGTGAGTGAGTAGTAAGTGAttataagttgctctggataagagcgtctgctaaattaccaaaatgtaaatgtattggtcTCTGAGTAAGTGTACAGTATAGAAACGTTGGCCTGCTCTATCTTGGTCACTCCAAGAGTCAAtgtgtatatttaaaaccagagaCCAATGTTTACATAACCACCCTCTTCAAGCCTCCATGTCAAACTCTCCCCTGTCACAATGCCATGTTTCACAGGTGAAGGAGCACCTTCAGCAGGTCTTCTCCACTCTAAAAAGCCCTAACAGGCTGAGGGTGACCGCAACTGTTGGGGCTAAACCCTGGGTGGCTAACCTGAAGGACCCACAGTACGTTGCTGGACAAAGGGCAGTCAGAGAGGGTCAGTTGTAGAGGCCATTTACATAACCTCTCTCATTTGAAACCATGTCTAACTTCATTGTTTAAGTTAAGATGCGGTTTACCTTTGTGTTAGTGTTTGGAGTGGACCCGGAGCTTATCCGTGAGGGCTCCACCATCCCTATCGCTCAGAACTTCCAGGAGGAGACAGGCAAGAGTGTGATGATGCTGCCCATAGGTGGCCATGATGATGGAGAGCACTCTCAGAATGAGAAGATCAGCAGGTAAGAGGGGATGAGAAAAAGAAGAGAGGATTCCAGACGTTTCTCCCCTAAATtcgctttttattttttacatggcAGATGAATCATGGCAAACATCATCTTCAGTAAAATACTGAATCTTGTTTTTCTCTCTCAGGTACAACTACATCGAGGGGACGAAGCTGTTTGCTGCTTATTTTTATGAGCTTTCACTATTAAAGTAGGTGCAGGATATATTTCCATCCAAGCTGTGACCATGATAATTATGCTGTAGGTGACAGTATTGTGCTACTTGAGTCCCCGGGTTGCCGTCAGTAATGTCTGATTCCATGCTGTGACTCCACTCTCCCAGGGTGTCTCAtggggagtgggatatgcaaacAACACATGTCCATTTCACCACACAATGAATAggttacacacttgtacatgtgtgtaaCAGGAAAAATATAACCACCCCTATTTGACCTTTGAACAGGTATTATTGCATAGCCTGAATGAGGGTTATTGCTTACCATAAGTACAACATTTTAGCCCCCTCTAGAATAACTAtttctactatttgtattttaTGCATGTATTCTACTGTGGATGAACTAATAAAGTGGGCAAAGACAaatggtggcatgtcttgtgaaaTCAATGTATTGATGATGGAGGAGTGGCTAACAGGAGaaagtcaatcaatcaatttCTCTCTGAAATGTCACCCTTAAACACTGTGACCCAATTATTACTTAAGTGTTATCCAAGTGTCAAAAGATCCAAATGTTAAAAAAAACTTGGGTTTTCACCttaaacaatacatttttatattgcACTTCAAATAGATATCCTCTGTTACTTATTTGTGTGacttgtctgtctgtcacctTTAGCTGGATGCAagtgagtcagtcagtgtggATGTCTGTCAGAGAGAGTGGGCTGGGCTGGGAGGGGGCAGGGTTATGCATACATTAGCTGAGATTAGGAGGAAGCAACAGATGTGTTTTTATTGAAGATACTGACAGGTCACTGTGTCAGTCTGCTAGAGGAGCTtacagagtgtgagagagagtgtgagagagagtgtgagagagagtgtgagagagagtgtgagagagagtgagagagagtgagagagagagtgagagagagagtgagagagagagtgagagagagagtgtgagagagagagagagagagagagagagagagagagagagagagagagagagagagagagagagagagagagagagagagagagagagagagaaaccttccaagcaagctggtcctggggctctgttcacaaacaaacAGACCCGACAGAGCCAGGTTAgcagcacaattagacccaaccaaatcatgagaaaacaaaaagataattacttgacacattggaaagaattaacaaaaaaacagagaaaactagaatgttatttggccctaaacagagagtacacagtggcagaatacctgaccactttgactgacccaaacttaaggaaacctttgactatgtacagactcagtgagaatagccttgctattgagaatggccgccgtaggcagacctggctctcaagagaagacaggctatgtgcacactgcccacaaaatgaggtggaaactgagctgctcttcctaacctcctgccaaatgtatgaccatattagagacacatatttccctcagattacacagacccacgaagaatttgaaaacaaacccaattttgataaactctgatatctactgggtgaaataccagtgtgccatcacagcagcaagatttgtgacctgttgccacaagaaaagggtaaCCAGTGAAGAGGACTGTCTTAACTGACATCCACGGCGcctagggaacagtgggttaactgccttgctcaggggtagaacaacagttttttaccttgtcagctcggggattcaatccagcaacctttcggttactggcccagcgctctaaccactaggctatctgccgcctcATCATTGTAATTACAACCCATGTCTATGTTTATTTagtttcccttttgtactttaactaattgcacataatatgacatttgaactGCCTTTATTCCTTTGCAACATTtgggagtgtaatgtttactgtttaatttatattgtttatttcacttttgtttattatctacttcattgctttggcaatgttaacatatgtttcccatgccaataaagcccttaaattgaaattgaaagagAAAGATACAAGGACAAGAAAACaacgagaggaagggagagagacagagagagagcgagacggacggaggcagtgagagagagagagagagagagttttaaaAAGCATTTATTGGGTCTGGGATCCCACAACACAATTAAcactcaaacaaacaaaaacatggttaaatatcaattaaaaacacaacaccAAATCTTCCTCCACAGTAACTAAACACAACAACCTCTGGATAGCCCATATGCTCATAAACAGCCCAATGTTATTAACCAGTTTGTAATAGGcaaactcaaccctcagtctCGCTGCCAGCATGTCCACCAAGTCCACAGACCCCTGTCACCGAATACTCTTCTTTCGTGTCTTCCAAATTGCTAATTTAGCTGCCCCTGACACAAAGTTAAGTTAGAGAACTACACCCCTTCAACTAAACCTGTGCTTTGGCCCAAATATAAACAGTTGGGAAGAGAAAACCTTTCCCAGAGCAGAGAACCAGCTAGTGATCAGGTcaatcatcctgaccaacctgggacactgtaaaaacAGATGTGCAAGAGTTTCCGACTCAGCACAGAATGGACACCCCTCCCCAACAGTAGGATCCAGGTGTACCAGATGCATGTTGGtggctatactgtagctccatgTATTATCCTCCATTGGAGGTCAGCTGTCCTCTTATCAATAGGCAGTTTATATAAAGACCCCCAACAGCCTTTTGGGGAGGCACCTGGAccaaacacacccacccacctcATTGATTTTACCCCTTTCCAGGGACACTTTTACACATATTATGTACATGGCCTTCCTTCCCACCGCCTTGAACTCCCCCAGCTCCGGGGTATCGAAAGAAACCAGCATCACCACATTCTCCTCTAATGCCCCcgccgcagcactaacattcagagCAGGAAACACATCCGCATCAGATGACCCAGCTTGGTACACCCCACACCTAACAGGCATGAGCGTAGGCTGGCTGAACCCATAGCATGGGACTGGATGACAGTGTAATAAAAAAAGAGGCTCTTCAAAAAGCCAAGTCCCTGGTGGCGTGCCGGCCTTACGGGACTTAGCGAAACTCTCCAAGCCTGCGTGACAGACTCATAGAATGGAGTCAGACCAGACAAATAACCCCCCTCCAGCTTTAAGAGGAAAAGGTGcttgtctaagcccaaacagcccgTTCTCCTCATCAATGTGTCGGCTGTATTGACCCAGCTACAACCGTCattgtacaacagtctctggatTGCTTGAAGCCGGAAAGCCATGATCCTAGAAGAAATATCCACCAGGCCTTGGCCACCCTCGtgtagtggcaggtacagggctgcagctttaatccagtgttgtccagaccagaagaaattgaCAAGGGTCCTCTGAAGCTCTTGTATCAGGCCCCCCGGTGGCTGTAACATCATTAGCCTGTGCCACAGGGTAGAAGAAGCTAGGTTTTTGGCTATTAGCAATCTTTCCCTATAAGACAGCTGGGGTAGCACCCATTTCCACCTAGACAATCTGGCACACACCTTCTTCAATACACCCTCCcagttcttttttttaaagacatcagagccaagaaaaaaaacaaagtcttcatcccatctctcccccactggagcccccctggtaaccgtggagcggaccctatctgaagccccccggtaaccgtggagcggaccctatctgaagccccccggtaaccgtggagcggaccctatctgaagcccccctggtaaccgtggagcggaccctatctgaagcccccctggtaaccgtggagcggaccctatctgaagccccaatggtaaccgtggagcggaccctatctgaagcccccctggtaaccgtggagcggaccctatctgaagcccccctggtaaccgtggagcggaccctatctgaagcccccctggtaaccgtggagcggaCCCTATCTGAAGCTGGCCTTCCCACAGCGAGTCACTCTTTTCCCAATTAACTCTAGCTGAGGAGGCCCCCTCATACACCTTCCGAGCGTTTGAGAGAACCTTAACATCCTCACCCCCTGTAATAAGAACGATCACGTCATCTGCATACGCAGACAGTGTTATCGTAGGACCCTTCATAACCCCtggcacagagaaaccagtaagccTCGCTCTTAAAAATCAAAGCATTGGTACAATTGCCAGACAATATAACTGTCCTGAAATTGGGCAGCCCTACCTAATACCCACATGAGGCCCCAGTGTACAGTAAACTCAtccaagacaaaaaaaaacatccacAAACCCAAAGGCTGTCATTGTTTTGAACAAGAACTGGTCGTCCATACGGTCAAAATCCTTCTCCTGATCCAAAGAAAGCAAACCCACATTCACATCAGACAGTttacaaatgtctaaaacatctCTTATTAGAAACAAGTTATCAACTATAGAGTGGTCAGGTACACAGTAAGACTGGGCCTTGTGGACCAACAGCCCCGGATATTCTTTCAACCTGTTTGAGAGACACTTAGATATAATTGTATATTctgcacacagcaatgcaatAGGTCGGCAGTTTTTAAAAAGAGCCAAATCTCCCTTTTTTGGCAACATTGAAAGCACAGCACGTTGACAGGATACAAGAAGAGAACCCTCATGAAAAGATTCACACACCACTTCATAAAAATCCCCCCCAATAGACCCCCAAAAGTGCTTATAGAAATCAGTGGTAAACCATGGATGCCAGGGGCTTGGCCTGATGAGAGCTACATAACTGCAGTGGACAGCTCCTGTTGACTAATGTCAGAGTCCAAAGCAGATCTCTACTCAGGGCCCAATTGAGGAAGTCCATGTAACAACTGTTCAGCACACAGAGGATCACAATCCTCCGCCTTATAGAGGGCAGAGTAGAAATCCACGGCATGTTGGCGCATCTCACCGTCATCCATGGTCACCTTCCCATCAAGGAGACGAAGGCAGACCATCTGTTTGCGTTGCAATGTCAACTGCCCTAGGTAAAAACAAAAGGCACTAGGAGCATCCATATGCTTGAGAGTAGCAAAGCGTGATTTAATCAAGGCACCCTTAACCTATACGGGATTGTAAGTaataagaacatttcccaggacatagacatgtcttatatgggaagaaagcttaaattcttgttaatctaactgcactgtctaatttacagtagccattacagtgaaaaaaaccgttctattgtttgaagagagtgcacaacaacaaaaaacttgtaTCATGgtaactggtttgatacattcacctctgaaggtaaataatgtacttaacATTCaataatcttgctctgatttgtcatcctgagggtccctgAGATAAAAATGTagtatagttttgtttgataaaatacatttttatattcaactgtaggaactgggttctacagtttgaacccctgctgtctctggctccacgcCCACCCctcccggccatctagatgtgtgaaagttagtgtataagctaatgatccatcatgacattcctgggagtgtgttaacttacattttgtattacTATATAATTtgttatgttctctatagttatgtacttcaaaatgtatcaattgaccaattcggcacatttgggcagacttgatacaaaatattgtccagtattgaaatgcttcactggatcaatctgaaactttgtACACacattgctgccatctagtggccagaatctaaattgcgcctaaactgCAATAATACATTtaggcctttctcttgcatttcaaagaggatggaacaaaagaaaacaaagcaacacatgtttttttgtttgtattatcttttatcatatctaaccctattacaggggctgagtcactggcttactggtgctcttccatgcagtccctaggaggggtacatcgcttgagtgggttgagtcactgacgtggtcttcctgtctgggttggcgccccccttgggttgagccgtggcggagatctttgtgggctatactcggccttgtctcaggatgtaagttggtgattgaagatatccctctagtggtgtgggggctgtgctttggcaaagtgggtggggttatatcctgcctgtttggccctgtccgggggtatcatcggatggggccacagtgtctcctgacccctcctgtctcagcctccagtatttatgctgcagtaatttatgtgtcggggggctagggtcagtctgttatatctggagtatttctcctgtcttatccagtgtcctgtgtgaatttaagtatgctctctctaattctctctctctttctctctttctttctttctctctctcggatgacctgagccctaggaccatgcctcaggactacctgacatgatgactccttgctgtccccagcccacctggctgtgctgctgctccagtttcaactgttctgcctgcggctatggaaccctgacctgttcaccggacgtgctacctgtcccagacctgctgttttcaactctctagagacagcaggagcggtagagatactctcaatgatcggctatgaaaagccaactgacatttactcttgaggtgctgacttgttccaccctcgacaactactgtgattattattatttgaccatgctggtcatttatgaacatttgaacatcttggccatgttctgttataatctccacctggcacagccagaagaggactggccacccctcatagcctggttcctctctaggtttcttcctaggttttggcctttctggggagtttttcctagccaccgtgcttctacacctgcattgcttgctgtttggggtattaggctgggtttctgtacagcactttgagatgtcagctgatgtaagaagggttatataaatacatttgatttgatttgattggtgtgTTATAGtttcctacattaatttcacatttccacaaacttcaaagtgtttcctttcaaatgatatcaaGAATATATAATATCATTGCTTCAGGTcctaagctacaggcagttagatttgggtatgtcattttaggcgaaaattgaaaaaaagggtctgatccttaagaggttttaattaaagggtctggatactaacgtaaatgtgatatttcagtttatttttaatacattttcaaaaatgtctaaatacctgttttcgctttgtcattatggggcattgtatgtagattgatgagggaattttaaaaaataataattttagaagaacataacaaaatgtggaaaaagtcaaggggttctgaatactttctggatgTACTGTGTTAAAGTGATCCAAGTGTTAAAAAACACTTGGGTATTGTGTGAACATTTCCGAGAAAAGAGGTGAGTCAATAAGGTCTTTCaccttcaacaacaaatgtttatATTGTACTTCAGATTGAGATCAGCTGTGACTTACATTTGTGTGacttgtctgtctgtcatctttaGCTGAAAGATGGTGAGTCAGTCAGTGTGGATGTCTGTCAGAGATATTGGCCTGGGCTGGGAGGGGGCAGGGTTATGCATACATTAGATTACGAGGAAGCAACAGGTGTGTTTTTACTGAAGATACTGACAGGTCACTGTGTCAGTCTGCTAGAGGAGCTTACAgagtgagagacaaagagagaaagagacacagggaGAAAGTGAGcggaagggagagcgagagagacagaggcagtgagagagagagagagagagagagagagagagagagagagagagagagagaaacggacaGACACAGTCGGGGAGAGAGCGGGAGTGTGTGAGAGAAATTGCAAAGGAGAGACACCGAAATTGAGAATTGGACAGTACCACCAGAGACGTGATGGAAACTATTGGTGATGTTCTCTACCTGTTAGTCATCCTGTCCTTGTTGGTGACAGGCAATGCCAAAGTGGGAGACTTCAAAGCAGCAGGAGCTACAGCACCAGGAGATATCATCATTGGAGGGCTGTTTGCCATCCATGAGGGAGTAGAGAAATCCGCCAACCTCTCAGCACCCCTTGCATCACAGTGTGTCAGGTGAGTGCCAAGATAAGATTAGGTATTGTAAAGAGAATCCcaaagattctctctctctctctctctctgtggggtgtgtgtgaTTCTGTCCGCATGTATGATTAAGTGTTCGTGAGAGAGAGTTGATTTACTCTGACAGGTTGACCACAGACAGTGTGATGATCCAACTATGCCTTATGtacctttctctcacacacacacacacacacacacacacacacacacacacacacacacacacacacacacacacacacacacacacacacacacacacacacacacacacacacacacacacaggttcaacATGGATGGGTTCACCCAGGCATTGGCTATGATCCACGCTGTAGAGGTGGCCAACAGATCCCCTGTCCTGACTGCACTAGGGATCTCTTTGGGGTATCGTATCCACGACTCCTGCTCTGATGTCACCACCGCTCTGAGGGCCTCAGCTGACTTCACACAGGTAAAAGCTCTTTAGCCGAAACGTTGGTCAAATCAATCCACAGCAAGTATATATAGAGTGTGTGACCTGTTTTTAATTTGAATATTTTATCTTCCATTAGCCAGCATCTCATTTAAATGGTGTACATTCTTTACTTCACAGGATCCCACCACGGACTGTGGGGGAGGGGCCAACACCTCTAACTCTTTCCCGCAAATCATGGCCGTCATTGGGGCCTCTTCCTCTGAGATTTCCATCTCCGTTGCCCGGCAACTCAACCTAGAGCTCATCCCTCAAGTAAGCAGCCAAAACCCACCCACAGAGTGACGACTGATGGGCAGGAACAAAAGGGTTGattaaataataaaaaactgAGTTGTGTTGAATAAATGAAATAGACAGCAATGATGAATGACAAAATCACTCCAACACAATGTAGACGGAAATTCATTCTCTCTTCGAATCATCACAGATCAGTTACGCCTCCACCGCCGTCATCCTGAGTGACAAGAACCGTTTCCCTACTTTCCTGAGGACTGTACCTAGCGACCTGTACCAGACACGGGCCATGGTTCAGTTGCTTAGCGACAGCAAATGGACCTGGGTGGGCGTGGTCACAACGGATGGAGACTACGGCCGTTCTGCCCTGGACAGCTTCTTCTCCCAGGCAACCGCCTCAGGCATCTGTGTGGCCTTCAAGGAGATCCTCCCTAATTCGCTAACCAGTCCTGACGGTGAATCAGCAGTCAGACAAGTTGCCGCCACCCTCCGCCGGAACCCCAATGTCAAGGTGGTGGTGTCATTCGCCAAGCCTACTCAGATGATGTACCTATACCAGGAGCTGAGGAGTCTGGGGTCGGGGCTGGGAGAGAGGGTGTGGGTGGCCAGTGACAGCTGGTCCTCATCCAAGGAGGCCCTGGGAAAGATGGACCTCCCAGATATCGGTCATGTGGTGGGCTTCACCTTCAAAAGAGGGAACCTGGCTCCTTTCCATCACTACCTGATGAATCTGAGTGACAGCAATGATGTCATAGGAAACAACTCCTTCCTAAAGGAGTTCTACTCCCTGCCAAACGGGTCGGGAGACCCTAAGGTTGTGTCCTCCTCCACAGCCGCAGCAGAGATCCTGTTAAACAACAGCTATGCGAACGTAGTCTTCAATGTGGACATGGCTGTCAGTGCCATCGCCCATGCAGTGGCTAATATCTGCAGCAAAAAGGACTGCAAGACACCAGGCACTGTCCAACCCTGGCAGGTAGCTAATGCGCAACTCCTTATGTCTACAGCACATCAAACTTTACTTATATACTGTATCTCTTCTAATATACACTGAATATACCAAACatgaggaacaccttcctaatattgagccgcacccccacttttgccctcagaaaagcctcaatttctcagggcatggactctaccagGTGTCGAAAGTGGTCTACTgtgatactggcccatgttgactccaatgcttcccacagttgtgtcaagttggttggatgtccattgggtggtggaccactcttgatacacacaggaaactgttgagcgtgaaatacCCAgaaacgttgcagttcttgacacctggcacatactaccatatcccgttcaaaggcacttaatagcacatatacacaatccatgtctccattgtctcaagtcttaaaaatccttctttaacctatttactccccttcatctacacttattgaagtggatttaacaagtgacatgaaTAAGCGATCACAGCTTTAATCTGGATTCCATCTGGTCAGTCGATGTCATGAAAATAGCAGGTGTTctcaatgttttgtatactcagtgtattttgGAAATGGCTTGGGTCTATGGTATGAGAACTTGTATTTCAGGTGCTTGAAACCCTGAGAGGCAGTCGGTTTGAGCTGGAGGGGAAAAGCTACAAGTTTGACCAGAAAGGAGACATCAACATGGGCTATGATGTAACCCTGTGGAGGTCTGTGAGAGGGGTCATCAACGTCCATGACGTTGTAGCTGAGTACCATCCAATCAACAACAGCTTCAGCTACACCAACGGAAACACCAAAAATATCACTAACCtgagggtaagggttaggttgagggttagggttagggttaaggttaggtctCACTCTCTTTTAGTCTGTTTTCTAGGCTGCCACAAAGATTCAAGTACACATCCATATTAACCTATCCCACTTGACATAGAGAGACATAAACACAAACAAGCCGGAATGTCAAACAATCAACTTTTTCTTCCTCAAAGTGACTAAAGAAACTAAACATACCTGTTTGAGAGACTTCTCAGCCAAACTGTACAACAAGTAAAGATGGAAATGAAATAACCCCTAATCAACGAAACAATGGGGATTGTTTGAATATGAAAACCACATACATTGGCACACACTGGGAGCACCTGTCTGTTATCACACATTTTTGTTGGATCTCAGTGATgatcaaaaaacaaaacaaaaaacacaaaactcATAATTACCAGAGCATTTCATCATTGGTTGAATAGTTTGAATACACCTGGTCTATTGAACATGGTTTTAAATCGAGAGCTAGTTTAAactgtgtccaggaaactggccGTACATATAAAGCCTTGTTTGAATGTTACTTTTAATAGATTTCAGTCACAGTTTTCTTGGGTCAGCCATTTAAATTAGTGCATTGTATCCCAATGCAGGATGTGGTGTCTGTGTGCTCAGCTAGCTGTGAACCTGGTAAGTTCAAGAAGACTGCTGAGGGTCAGCACACCTGCTGCTATGAATGCATCAACTGCACTGAGAACCACTACTCCAACAACACTGGTTAGttctcctgtcctgtctctctATACACACCCGCGTACTCTATCT
Coding sequences within it:
- the LOC115181599 gene encoding G-protein coupled receptor family C group 6 member A-like; translated protein: METIGDVLYLLVILSLLVTGNAKVGDFKAAGATAPGDIIIGGLFAIHEGVEKSANLSAPLASQCVRFNMDGFTQALAMIHAVEVANRSPVLTALGISLGYRIHDSCSDVTTALRASADFTQDPTTDCGGGANTSNSFPQIMAVIGASSSEISISVARQLNLELIPQISYASTAVILSDKNRFPTFLRTVPSDLYQTRAMVQLLSDSKWTWVGVVTTDGDYGRSALDSFFSQATASGICVAFKEILPNSLTSPDGESAVRQVAATLRRNPNVKVVVSFAKPTQMMYLYQELRSLGSGLGERVWVASDSWSSSKEALGKMDLPDIGHVVGFTFKRGNLAPFHHYLMNLSDSNDVIGNNSFLKEFYSLPNGSGDPKVVSSSTAAAEILLNNSYANVVFNVDMAVSAIAHAVANICSKKDCKTPGTVQPWQVLETLRGSRFELEGKSYKFDQKGDINMGYDVTLWRSVRGVINVHDVVAEYHPINNSFSYTNGNTKNITNLRDVVSVCSASCEPGKFKKTAEGQHTCCYECINCTENHYSNNTDMDQCLSCDTKTEWSLGGSSGCTHKTLEFFSWQDGFAVVLLALAALGIVLVLLVGALFLHHHQTPVVKAAGGPLSQIILLSLVGSFVSAVFFVGHPSSLQCKVRQVLFGLSFTLCVSCILVKSLKILLAFQLNPDLKDVLRLYQPYAIICLCVALQVLTCTLWLVLQSPREKSTVFAITVLAECDEGSHVAFGVMLGYIAVLALVCFACAFKGRKLPQKYNEARFITFSMLLYLMSWVIFVPVYMTTSGKYLPAVEMVVILISNYGVLGCHFFPKCYVILFKKEHNTKSAFMKNVYEYSRKGISVSSTISETSVSQTEGKCISNSYSISSPSFFMSTTPIEPTAPQNCWSVGQDIQRIDPAIHCTVVDHGMFFTGQLTRPHRLRRSMSL